A window of bacterium contains these coding sequences:
- a CDS encoding fumarylacetoacetate hydrolase family protein, giving the protein MDEPWVTSKKRDLEVPEDAVINPPISRPSKIICIGRNYKAHAEELKHSIPEEPVFFAKAPSAVIGHKQDIIIPSWLNTRVDHEAELGIIIGKQAKNVTEDNALDYVAGFTIVNDITAREMQKTDIKNGNPWFPSKSIDTFMPVGPFIVPADVIENPDNLEIELKVNNETRQKASTKDMIFNIGRIISYITKFMTLEPGDIIATGTPEGVSPVKHGDVIDISISGLGTLTNKVIQQGL; this is encoded by the coding sequence ATGGATGAGCCATGGGTCACATCAAAAAAGCGGGATCTTGAAGTGCCTGAAGACGCTGTAATAAATCCGCCTATTTCCCGTCCTTCAAAAATAATATGTATCGGCCGCAATTACAAAGCCCATGCAGAAGAGCTCAAGCATTCAATTCCTGAAGAGCCTGTCTTTTTTGCAAAAGCTCCGTCTGCAGTAATCGGGCATAAACAGGATATAATAATTCCGTCATGGCTGAACACGAGAGTTGACCATGAAGCAGAACTTGGTATTATAATAGGCAAACAGGCAAAAAATGTAACTGAAGACAATGCTTTAGATTATGTAGCAGGATTTACTATTGTTAATGATATAACAGCACGGGAAATGCAGAAAACTGATATTAAAAACGGGAATCCCTGGTTCCCTTCAAAAAGCATTGATACTTTCATGCCTGTGGGCCCGTTTATTGTTCCGGCTGATGTTATAGAGAATCCGGATAATCTTGAAATTGAATTAAAAGTAAATAACGAAACACGCCAGAAAGCCAGTACAAAAGATATGATTTTTAATATCGGCCGGATTATATCTTATATCACAAAATTCATGACACTTGAACCCGGGGATATAATTGCCACAGGCACACCTGAGGGTGTTTCTCCCGTAAAACACGGTGATGTTATTGATATATCAATTTCAGGCCTCGGTACACTGACAAACAAAGTTATACAGCAGGGGCTGTAG
- a CDS encoding TlpA family protein disulfide reductase, with amino-acid sequence MSKNNIFGIFFIVIAVLCISNISLIVRVNSQNKKIAKLSYKNRIQQLDRELKAKKLPDFTLKDIEGNLVNSDSILHKKPYTLFVFFSPSDCGSCLMERFFWQKIADKRDINVIGVTNHNLRELKKWLRQAQFNIPILHDKKSELYLSIGINKTPAKVLVDTQQRIYFIDTNNYIYRDTQKYFLRLIDEVILKDKKSS; translated from the coding sequence ATGAGTAAAAATAATATTTTCGGGATATTCTTTATAGTTATTGCCGTACTTTGCATTAGTAATATATCATTAATTGTCAGAGTAAACAGCCAAAATAAAAAGATTGCTAAATTAAGTTATAAAAATAGAATTCAACAATTAGATAGAGAGTTAAAAGCAAAAAAACTGCCTGATTTCACATTAAAAGATATTGAAGGAAACCTTGTAAATTCTGATTCCATTTTGCATAAAAAGCCTTATACGCTTTTTGTGTTTTTTTCACCTTCTGACTGCGGTTCATGTTTAATGGAAAGGTTTTTCTGGCAGAAGATAGCAGATAAAAGAGATATTAATGTTATTGGAGTAACCAACCATAATCTGCGGGAATTGAAAAAATGGCTTAGACAGGCACAATTTAACATACCGATTTTACATGATAAAAAGAGTGAATTGTATCTGTCAATAGGAATTAACAAGACCCCTGCAAAGGTCTTGGTGGACACACAGCAAAGAATTTATTTTATAGATACAAATAATTATATTTACAGAGATACACAGAAGTATTTTTTAAGACTGATAGATGAAGTAATTTTAAAGGATAAGAAGAGTAGTTAA
- a CDS encoding cupin domain-containing protein: protein MQTGNAEYWIDKLKLSPHPEGGFFRETYRSNEIIHRAHLPARFNGDRSFSTAIYFLLRRGEFSAFHSIKQDELWHFYYGSPLLLHIIDPGSRYYTIKLGSNLEKGKIFQAVIPEGSWFGASTYSAEDIGTSPDFTLVGCTVAPGFDFADFTLAGRAELLRMFPDKADIIRELTR, encoded by the coding sequence ATGCAGACAGGTAATGCAGAATACTGGATTGACAAATTAAAACTCTCTCCGCATCCGGAGGGTGGATTTTTCCGAGAGACTTACAGGTCAAACGAAATAATTCACAGGGCACACCTTCCTGCACGCTTTAACGGAGACCGCTCGTTTTCAACAGCAATCTATTTTCTGCTGCGGAGAGGAGAATTCTCTGCTTTTCACTCCATAAAACAGGATGAACTGTGGCATTTCTATTACGGTTCGCCTCTTTTGCTGCACATAATTGATCCTGGAAGCAGATACTATACAATAAAACTTGGAAGCAATCTCGAAAAAGGTAAAATTTTTCAGGCTGTTATTCCTGAAGGTTCCTGGTTCGGCGCTTCTACATATTCTGCTGAAGATATCGGAACCTCTCCTGATTTTACTCTTGTAGGCTGCACAGTTGCTCCGGGTTTCGATTTTGCGGATTTTACACTTGCAGGCCGAGCGGAACTCTTACGTATGTTTCCGGACAAGGCCGATATAATCAGGGAATTGACCCGCTGA
- a CDS encoding methylamine utilization protein, which yields MKHVRVIKIILGLILLFSGIAKIADPSKAVNLMLEFKIVPESVILIIISILPVLEILFGVLLISNMYQKFASISALVLFTGFFLISIYGTITGLNSDCGCFGSVIKSRIGWGMVVRNGVFVIGCGYAGRKKLK from the coding sequence GTGAAGCATGTTAGAGTGATTAAGATTATTCTCGGGCTTATTTTACTGTTTTCCGGTATTGCTAAGATTGCAGATCCGTCAAAAGCAGTAAATCTTATGCTTGAGTTTAAGATTGTTCCCGAGTCTGTAATCCTCATTATTATTTCAATTCTTCCTGTTTTAGAAATTTTATTCGGAGTGCTCTTGATATCAAATATGTATCAAAAGTTTGCATCAATTTCCGCACTGGTTTTGTTTACAGGATTTTTCCTTATAAGCATTTACGGAACAATTACAGGCCTTAATTCAGACTGCGGGTGTTTCGGGTCTGTGATAAAAAGCAGGATTGGGTGGGGTATGGTTGTGAGAAATGGGGTGTTTGTTATTGGGTGCGGGTATGCGGGAAGGAAAAAGTTAAAGTAA
- a CDS encoding 6-bladed beta-propeller, translated as MKRKINLFFVIAIYFGFIQYTTILYGKNNNHWNGKRGKELFSHIFVKKNKINLDYGENILFSIFGIAIDNRNNIIITDTYGKQVVVFSADGKIEKVIAKEGKGPGEVLMPTVVTIGDSGKIYLVDHVMRRISIFSSDYKFKDSFIFKTRHQQPFCISKVKDYIFMSGANVLISDYDPEKDIVFRKEPLFINKYDCNGNYLKSFFPIGKKYSNTIISSDDCFFYICNDSIYAVQEHLYKIHVFDLNGKLYRSFGEKPSYFKQVKRKDILSEKRKLTKEEGALFRISYSKIVSILAFDNFIILQSSIPLKAVDDEYDFNKGEYRIDIYNIGGKLLISGVSSGIFEMRCTDKDNNIYFVEYKDFGDESRPPKYIIGKYRLNTELLKKIEKGL; from the coding sequence ATGAAAAGAAAAATTAATTTGTTTTTTGTAATTGCAATTTATTTTGGTTTTATACAATATACTACAATTTTATACGGAAAAAATAATAATCATTGGAATGGTAAAAGAGGTAAAGAATTATTTTCACATATATTTGTTAAAAAAAATAAAATAAATCTTGATTATGGTGAGAATATATTGTTCTCAATCTTTGGTATAGCGATTGATAATAGGAATAATATAATAATTACTGATACGTACGGAAAACAAGTCGTTGTATTTTCTGCAGATGGGAAAATTGAGAAAGTAATTGCCAAGGAAGGTAAGGGGCCGGGTGAAGTACTAATGCCTACTGTTGTTACAATTGGTGATAGCGGTAAGATATATTTGGTAGATCATGTAATGAGAAGAATCTCAATATTCAGTAGTGATTATAAATTTAAGGATTCTTTTATCTTCAAAACAAGGCATCAACAGCCATTTTGTATATCCAAGGTAAAAGATTATATATTTATGTCAGGAGCAAATGTGTTAATCTCTGACTATGATCCAGAGAAAGATATTGTTTTCAGAAAAGAGCCGCTGTTTATTAATAAATACGATTGTAATGGCAATTATTTAAAATCATTTTTCCCTATTGGCAAAAAGTATAGTAATACAATTATAAGTAGTGATGATTGTTTTTTTTATATTTGTAATGATAGTATTTATGCAGTGCAGGAGCATTTGTATAAAATTCATGTATTTGATTTGAATGGTAAATTATATCGTTCTTTCGGGGAAAAACCTTCATATTTTAAGCAGGTAAAAAGGAAGGATATATTAAGTGAAAAGAGAAAGCTTACAAAGGAAGAGGGCGCGTTATTTCGAATATCATATAGTAAAATAGTTTCAATACTGGCTTTCGATAATTTTATAATTTTACAAAGTTCAATACCTTTAAAAGCAGTAGATGACGAATATGATTTTAATAAAGGCGAGTACAGAATAGATATTTATAACATAGGAGGAAAATTGCTAATAAGTGGAGTAAGTTCAGGGATATTTGAAATGAGATGCACAGATAAAGATAATAATATTTATTTTGTTGAGTATAAAGACTTTGGTGATGAATCCCGTCCGCCCAAATATATTATTGGTAAATACCGTTTAAATACAGAACTACTGAAAAAGATAGAGAAGGGTTTGTAG